The genomic DNA CACGAACAGGAAGCTCATCATAACGTTTAATAAATCCTTCAATTAACTCTGGTGTATAACTAGATCCACCGCCGATTGTAGCAATTTTAATTCCAGTCATGTTTTATTCCCCTTTCGCTTCAAGCTTTTTATAAAGATCGATAAACTCTGCTGCTAATTCTTTTACTGTAATCGCATTCATTAAATGATCTTGTGCGTGAATTAAAAGAACACTAATCTCTGTTTTTTCTCCTCTTGCTTCTGATTGTATGAGCTCTGTTTGGAAATGATGCGCTTCATTAATCGCTTCTTTCGCCTTTACCATCGCTTCATCAGCTTCTGCCATTTTCCCCTGTTTGGCAAATTGAAGTGCCTCCATTGCAAAGCTTCGTGCATTACCACTATTTAAAATTAATTGGAATGGAATTTGTTCTGCTGTAGTCATCATAATTACCGCCCTCTCTATTATGGTTCAACCGGTTTAAATACCCCTTCAGTTTGAACATTTCTATTAAATTATTATTTTATGAATGATAGTTTGGTGTTCTTGAAGATGGGTCTCATCTTTCTGAACATGATATAAAGGTAATTGTTCTCACAGACAATATTGTCTGTGAGAACAATTTCTATGTTACATAGGTACAGAGTTGTTATTTCCTTGCGCTGCTGCTTTTTCAGTACGAACAACTGAACGGTCACATAACACAACGAATGGATAATAGATTACCATCGCAATTACAAAGTTGAATAACTGTAGAATTGCACCTGAAAGATGCCCACCTGTTACAAGATAACCACTAATAATTGGTGGTGTTGCCCATGGAATCATCACAACTGTTTTTGGTACCCAGCCAATCGATATAGCTGTATAAGAAATAATTACTAATACAATTGGTGTTATGATAAACGGTAAGAATAAAATTGGATTTAAAATAATTGGTGTACCAAAGATTACTGGTTCGTTAATGTTGAATGCACCTGGACCAATTGATAAACGAGATACACCGCGTAATTGTGCACTTTTTGCTACAAGTAATACAACTACTAAGAACGCTAATGTTGCACCAGAACCACCAAGATATACGAAAGTATCAAAGAATGGTTTTGTAACAATGTTTGGAACATCAAATGCAGATGTACCACCTTGGAATAACTTCATGTTTTTCTCTAATGCCGGTAAGTATAATGGCTCAATAATACCACCAACGATATTTGGACCATGTAAACCGAAGAACCAAAGAAGATGAACAAGGAGTACAATGACAATTGCACTTGGTAATGTCCCTGCCAAACTTTGCAGTGGTGATTGAATCGTATTAAAGATAAATTCATGAACACTTGTACCAGCTAATTTCACTGCTAATTGAATACCTGCAACTACTGTTAAGATAACAAATGCTGGAACTATAGCTGCGAAAGATCTTAAAACTGCTGGTGGTACTCCATCAGGCATTTTTAAAGTAATGTTTCTTTGTACAAAGAAACGGAATACTTCAGTAACAAGGAGTGCCACGATAATTGCTACGAATAACCCTTGTGCACCTGTCCAAGCTAAGTTCAATCCGCCTTCTTTCGGTGTTGTTGGCGTAAGAATAATTAACGCACCAAATGAAATAATACCTGCTGACAAACCATCAACGCCGTAAGATTTTGCTAAGTTATAACTTGTTGTAAATGCTATGATTAGTGCTAGAATTGCGAAAGAACCAGTCCACATTCCACCGCCAACTTGTTTCCACGTTTCACCAAAC from Bacillus basilensis includes the following:
- a CDS encoding PTS lactose/cellobiose transporter subunit IIA, with translation MMTTAEQIPFQLILNSGNARSFAMEALQFAKQGKMAEADEAMVKAKEAINEAHHFQTELIQSEARGEKTEISVLLIHAQDHLMNAITVKELAAEFIDLYKKLEAKGE
- the celB gene encoding PTS cellobiose transporter subunit IIC, whose translation is MQKFIAFMEKYIVPVAGKIGSQRHLAAIRDGFIAVMPLILVGALASLINGFPSDAFQDFMKGLFGETWKQVGGGMWTGSFAILALIIAFTTSYNLAKSYGVDGLSAGIISFGALIILTPTTPKEGGLNLAWTGAQGLFVAIIVALLVTEVFRFFVQRNITLKMPDGVPPAVLRSFAAIVPAFVILTVVAGIQLAVKLAGTSVHEFIFNTIQSPLQSLAGTLPSAIVIVLLVHLLWFFGLHGPNIVGGIIEPLYLPALEKNMKLFQGGTSAFDVPNIVTKPFFDTFVYLGGSGATLAFLVVVLLVAKSAQLRGVSRLSIGPGAFNINEPVIFGTPIILNPILFLPFIITPIVLVIISYTAISIGWVPKTVVMIPWATPPIISGYLVTGGHLSGAILQLFNFVIAMVIYYPFVVLCDRSVVRTEKAAAQGNNNSVPM